In Emys orbicularis isolate rEmyOrb1 chromosome 16, rEmyOrb1.hap1, whole genome shotgun sequence, a genomic segment contains:
- the RTN4R gene encoding reticulon-4 receptor, whose protein sequence is MAIRKGTPALRCVPCCDAQAIGSKLLILVLCLNIQSEVESCPGACVCYSEPKITISCQQQGLTVIPTEIPIQTQRIFLHNNKITLVRSTSFSSCRNMTILWIHSNNISLIESGAFYGLDKLEELDLSDNVNLKSINPTTFRGLIHLHALHLDRCGLLELSTGLFRGLFSLQHLYLQDNNLQNLLDDTFLDLANLTYLFLHGNKIKSLSENVFRGLINLDRLLLHQNRVSLVHRRSFHDLGKVMTLYLFNNNLTVLTGETMAPLVSLQYLRLNSNQWICDCQAQSLWNWFKQFKGSSSELECHLPTNLAGRDLKRLQSSDLEGCIDSFNQIRTSVFSTKTRSGKLPTTDSPLNSRDGTQKCCQPETDKSFIYEAKGKASPSSHSSRPSPNNPFKDKENMSKTKYIETDPSKNGSNKQINDSPFGTFPSVVDPPLTKLKPEFLAPIQPSTVPTKKRQGCSKKNKSKAQCRLTQQGNSSTLQPSLNLLLPLLVWSLLLFC, encoded by the coding sequence GAAGCAAACTGCTGATTTTGGTGCTTTGCTTGAACATCCAGTCGGAAGTGGAATCTTGCCCCGGGGCGTGTGTATGCTACAGTGAACCCAAGATCACAATAAGCTGTCAGCAGCAGGGACTGACAGTAATCCCCACTGAGATCCCCATACAGACCCAGCGCATCTTCCTGCACAACAACAAGATAACCCTGGTGAGGTCCACCAGCTTCAGTTCCTGCCGCAACATGACGATCCTTTGGATCCATTCCAACAACATCAGCCTCATCGAGTCCGGGGCATTTTATGGGCTTGACAAACTGGAGGAGTTAGACCTCAGTGACAATGTGAACTTGAAGTCCATCAATCCCACCACTTTCCGGGGTCTCATTCACCTTCACGCCTTACACCTGGATCGCTGTGGGCTCCTGGAGCTCTCCACAGGGCTTTTCCGAGGGTTGTTCTCCTTGCAGCATCTCTACCTTCAGGATAATAACCTGCAGAACCTGCTGGATGACACTTTCCTAGATCTTGCAAATCTCACCTACCTGTTTTTGCATGGTAATAAAATTAAGAGCTTGTCAGAGAATGTCTTTCGTGGGCTGATCAACCTGGATCGGCTCCTGTTGCACCAGAACAGAGTCAGCCTGGTTCACCGCAGGTCTTTTCATGACCTGGGGAAAGTGATGACCTTGTATCTGTTCAATAACAACTTGACGGTGCTCACTGGAGAAACGATGGCTCCCTTGGTGTCCCTCCAATACCTTCGTTTAAATAGCAACCAGTGGATCTGTGATTGTCAGGCTCAGTCCCTCTGGAATTGGTTTAAACAGTTTAAAGGATCTTCATCGGAGCTGGAGTGCCATCTGCCCACTAACTTGGCAGGGAGAGACCTCAAAAGACTGCAGAGCAGCGACTTGGAAGGATGTATCGACTCTTTCAATCAGATAAGAACAAGTGTTTTTAGTACTAAGACCAGATCTGGCAAACTGCCAACCACCGACTCCCCTCTAAATTCCCGGGACGGCACCCAGAAGTGCTGCCAACCGGAAACGGATAAATCCTTTATTTATGAAGCCAAGGGCAAAGCAAGTCCATCTTCACACAGCAGCCGTCCGTCCCCCAACAACCCTTTCAAAGACAAGGAGAACATGTCCAAGACCAAGTACATCGAAACAGACCCTTCCAAAAACGGGAGCAACAAGCAGATAAACGACTCCCCTTTTGGGACCTTCCCCAGCGTTGTAGACCCTCCATTGACCAAGTTGAAACCAGAATTCCTAGCTCCCATTCAACCCTCCACAGTCCCAACCAAAAAGAGGCAGGGGTGCTCGAAAAAAAACAAGTCGAAGGCCCAGTGCCGCCTCACCCAACAAGGAAACAGCTCCACATTACAGCCAAGCCTAAATCTTTTGCTTCCCCTCTTGGTGTGGAGCTTACTGTTGTTCTGCTAA